One region of Mucilaginibacter sp. 14171R-50 genomic DNA includes:
- the dapB gene encoding 4-hydroxy-tetrahydrodipicolinate reductase yields MKIALLGYGKMGKIIEKIAHDRKHEIVLKIDYGNLNELTTENLQKADVAIEFSTPSTVLGNIESCFKAGVPIVVGTTGWHNEMAQIKEQCAYHKGSFIYATNFSVGVNIFFHVNKVLARLMNNYPYYDVQVEEIHHTQKLDSPSGTAITIAEGIIDSLDSKKEWKNVLISDDKPDDEMVAADEVLIESLRIENIPGTHTVIYDSEVDTIEFKHTAHNRNGFALGAVLAAEWIKDKKGFYSVEDMFDFNN; encoded by the coding sequence ATGAAAATTGCATTGTTAGGTTACGGCAAAATGGGTAAGATAATCGAAAAGATAGCCCACGACCGGAAGCATGAGATCGTACTAAAGATAGATTACGGCAACCTTAACGAACTGACCACCGAAAACCTGCAAAAGGCTGATGTAGCCATTGAGTTTAGCACACCATCAACCGTTTTGGGGAATATTGAAAGTTGTTTTAAGGCAGGTGTACCTATAGTGGTTGGTACAACCGGTTGGCATAACGAAATGGCGCAGATAAAGGAACAGTGTGCATATCATAAAGGATCGTTCATATACGCAACCAATTTTAGCGTAGGCGTTAATATATTTTTTCATGTAAATAAAGTGCTTGCGCGGCTAATGAACAATTACCCGTATTACGATGTTCAGGTGGAAGAGATACACCATACGCAAAAGCTCGATTCGCCGAGCGGTACGGCCATTACCATTGCCGAGGGTATTATTGACAGCCTGGACAGTAAAAAGGAGTGGAAGAACGTTTTGATAAGCGATGATAAGCCTGACGATGAAATGGTTGCCGCCGATGAGGTGCTTATAGAATCGTTAAGGATAGAGAACATACCCGGCACCCATACCGTTATTTACGACTCGGAGGTGGATACCATTGAGTTTAAGCATACCGCTCATAACCGCAATGGATTTGCCCTGGGAGCGGTGCTTGCGGCCGAATGGATAAAGGATAAAAAAGGATTTTATTCTGTTGAGGATATGTTTGATTTTAATAACTAA
- the lepB gene encoding signal peptidase I: MNWKFWNKNKSKDKTKKKKSAAREWTDAIIFAVIAATLIRTLFIEAYTIPTPSMERSLLVGDFLFVSKVNYGARTPITPLAFPFAHHTMPIIGTKAYWDAIKLPYYRLPGLSEVKKGDVVVFNYPMEADSPFYRPVDKRENYIKRCQGTPGDTVRIINAQVYVNGKAAPNPPGAQTDYTITTNGTDINPQILSDLEVSNYENVPSPTMTKSAAEKLKTYSNIKSITPNYKPPGIADPLNPVFPAAYPKYKLDPKNKDFDWNVDNYGPIIIPKKGWTVKLDSLTLPVYGRAIEVYEGNKLKIENGKVFINDKEAATYTFKMNYYWMMGDNRHDSADSRYWGFVPEDHIVGKALFIWMSWDDNASFFSKIRWSRLFMGIH; the protein is encoded by the coding sequence ATGAACTGGAAATTCTGGAACAAAAATAAATCTAAAGATAAAACGAAGAAAAAAAAGAGCGCCGCCCGCGAGTGGACCGATGCCATTATTTTTGCTGTTATAGCCGCTACGCTTATCCGTACGCTTTTTATTGAGGCATACACCATACCAACCCCATCAATGGAGCGTTCGCTTTTGGTGGGCGACTTTTTGTTTGTAAGTAAGGTAAACTACGGCGCGCGCACACCTATAACGCCCCTGGCGTTCCCGTTTGCGCACCATACCATGCCTATAATTGGCACGAAAGCCTATTGGGATGCCATTAAATTGCCATACTACCGTTTACCGGGCTTAAGCGAAGTTAAAAAAGGCGATGTAGTGGTGTTTAACTACCCCATGGAGGCCGATTCGCCGTTTTACAGGCCGGTGGATAAACGGGAGAATTATATTAAGCGTTGCCAGGGTACACCCGGCGATACCGTAAGGATAATTAACGCGCAGGTTTATGTAAATGGGAAGGCCGCTCCCAACCCGCCGGGCGCGCAAACCGATTATACCATTACTACCAACGGCACAGATATAAACCCGCAGATATTAAGCGACCTGGAAGTATCTAACTACGAAAATGTACCCTCGCCTACAATGACCAAAAGCGCCGCCGAGAAGTTAAAAACATATTCTAACATCAAGTCGATAACCCCAAATTACAAACCGCCCGGCATTGCCGATCCGCTTAACCCGGTGTTCCCGGCGGCATACCCTAAGTATAAGCTCGACCCTAAAAACAAGGATTTTGACTGGAACGTAGATAATTACGGCCCTATCATTATCCCTAAAAAGGGATGGACGGTGAAACTGGATAGCTTAACTTTACCAGTTTATGGCCGCGCCATTGAGGTTTACGAAGGCAACAAATTAAAGATAGAAAATGGCAAGGTGTTTATTAATGATAAGGAAGCTGCGACCTACACCTTTAAAATGAACTATTACTGGATGATGGGGGATAACCGCCATGATAGCGCCGACTCGCGCTACTGGGGTTTTGTACCCGAAGACCACATTGTAGGTAAGGCCTTGTTTATATGGATGAGCTGGGACGATAATGCATCCTTTTTCAGCAAGATACGCTGGAGCAGGTTATTTATGGGCATCCACTAA
- a CDS encoding Gfo/Idh/MocA family protein: MTKWGIIGCGRIAHRFMQGLSALPGNVLAASYSRRAETVDAFVALYGGRACCSTEELLASDIDAVYIATLPDTHADYSIKAMNAGKHVLCEKPATLNLGQLNEVLAVAKSTGLLFMEGMKPPFYPLYKKLKEHLQHDPVGPVGYVRAGSSVADISRDHPNFSHELAGGALMQIGIYEAFLAIDWLGETEEIQAMGRFSGLQVDMFSIFQTRHRGGYAQLYGGFDLHGKGDALICGTLGHITIHKNWWNPAKATIDYLDGRIVEINEPFTAGGLNYEITHFVDLMRSGAVESPVITHDMSRRMIKMIDDARAIIGLKYIGE; the protein is encoded by the coding sequence ATGACAAAATGGGGTATTATTGGCTGCGGACGTATAGCACACAGGTTTATGCAGGGGTTAAGTGCTTTGCCCGGCAATGTACTTGCGGCCTCGTACTCGCGCCGGGCCGAAACGGTTGACGCCTTTGTTGCACTATACGGTGGCAGGGCCTGCTGCAGCACCGAAGAGCTTTTAGCAAGTGATATTGACGCGGTTTATATAGCTACGCTGCCCGATACCCATGCCGACTATAGTATAAAAGCCATGAATGCCGGTAAACATGTTTTGTGCGAAAAACCTGCAACGCTAAACTTAGGGCAACTTAACGAAGTACTTGCAGTAGCCAAATCAACCGGCCTATTATTTATGGAGGGTATGAAACCGCCCTTTTACCCCCTCTATAAAAAACTGAAAGAACATCTACAGCACGATCCGGTTGGGCCGGTGGGCTACGTAAGGGCGGGCTCGTCGGTAGCGGATATTAGCCGCGATCATCCCAACTTTAGTCACGAACTGGCAGGTGGAGCCTTAATGCAAATAGGGATATACGAAGCTTTTTTAGCGATAGACTGGCTTGGCGAAACCGAGGAAATACAGGCTATGGGCCGCTTTAGCGGGCTGCAGGTTGATATGTTCAGTATATTTCAGACGCGGCACCGGGGCGGCTACGCGCAACTGTATGGCGGGTTTGATCTGCATGGCAAGGGCGACGCCCTGATATGCGGCACCCTGGGCCATATCACCATTCACAAAAATTGGTGGAACCCTGCAAAGGCCACTATTGATTACCTTGACGGGCGTATAGTAGAAATTAACGAACCTTTCACTGCCGGCGGATTGAACTACGAGATAACCCACTTTGTTGATCTGATGAGGTCGGGCGCGGTGGAGAGCCCGGTTATTACGCACGATATGTCAAGGCGGATGATCAAGATGATAGATGATGCCAGGGCGATTATAGGCTTAAAATATATTGGGGAATAG
- a CDS encoding class I SAM-dependent methyltransferase, whose protein sequence is MIQLLTPTHWKDYELIDCGDFEKLERFGNTILIRPEPQAVWSKALSNAEWQRLHHIKFKGRSATAGDWIKKDQKTPDRWHIEYKNNDVAIKFRLGLTSFKHLGIFPEQAVNWDYISGNIKKFKTPTPRVLNLFAYTGGASLIAKAAGADTTHVDSIKQVVTWANENQELSGLKDIRWMVEDALKFVKREVKRGKTYNGIILDPPAYGNGPNGEKWKLEDNINEMMSDVMQLLDPDEHFLILNTYSLGFSSVIIENLIKNAYPKVQNLEIGELYLQATAGPKLPLGVFGKFYKNKS, encoded by the coding sequence ATGATCCAACTGCTTACCCCTACCCACTGGAAAGATTACGAGCTGATAGATTGCGGTGACTTTGAAAAACTGGAAAGGTTTGGCAATACCATACTGATACGCCCCGAGCCGCAGGCCGTTTGGAGCAAAGCCTTAAGCAACGCCGAGTGGCAACGCTTGCACCATATAAAATTTAAGGGCCGCAGCGCAACCGCGGGCGACTGGATAAAGAAAGACCAAAAAACACCCGACCGCTGGCACATCGAATATAAAAACAATGATGTAGCCATCAAATTTCGCCTGGGCTTAACCTCGTTTAAGCACCTGGGCATCTTTCCGGAACAGGCCGTTAACTGGGATTACATATCGGGTAACATCAAAAAATTTAAAACGCCGACACCCAGGGTACTTAACCTGTTTGCCTATACGGGTGGCGCATCGCTGATTGCCAAAGCCGCGGGCGCCGATACCACGCATGTGGATTCGATAAAACAAGTGGTTACCTGGGCAAACGAGAACCAGGAATTGTCGGGATTAAAGGATATACGCTGGATGGTTGAGGATGCCCTTAAATTTGTGAAACGTGAGGTAAAACGCGGTAAAACCTACAACGGCATTATATTGGACCCACCAGCTTATGGTAACGGCCCCAACGGTGAAAAATGGAAGTTGGAAGATAACATCAACGAAATGATGAGCGATGTGATGCAACTGCTCGATCCCGATGAGCATTTCCTGATCCTGAATACCTACTCGCTTGGCTTCTCGTCGGTGATCATCGAAAACCTGATCAAAAACGCGTACCCAAAAGTGCAAAATCTTGAAATTGGCGAGCTTTACCTGCAAGCCACTGCCGGCCCTAAATTACCTTTAGGGGTATTCGGAAAATTTTATAAAAATAAAAGCTAA
- a CDS encoding ABC transporter ATP-binding protein gives MIEIKDIYKTFGDNEVLKGISATFQTGKNNLIIGGSGSGKTTLLKCIVGLHEPTKGEVFFEGDNFTEMNFTERVPIRTQIGMLFQNSALFDSMTVEENIMFPLNLFTDQSIAEKRDRANFCLERVNLKDTNKLYPAELSGGMKKRVGIARAISMQPKFLFVDEPNSGLDPKTSILIDELIDDLTKEYDMTTVVVTHDMNSVMGIGDHIIFLHQGQKWWEGSNNEIAKTDNKELNEFVFASKFMQAAKDKL, from the coding sequence ATGATCGAAATTAAAGATATCTATAAAACTTTTGGCGATAACGAGGTGCTTAAGGGCATCAGCGCCACCTTCCAAACCGGCAAAAACAACCTTATCATAGGCGGCTCGGGGTCGGGTAAAACCACCCTGCTGAAATGTATTGTGGGCCTGCACGAACCCACAAAAGGCGAAGTGTTTTTTGAGGGCGACAATTTTACCGAGATGAATTTTACCGAACGTGTGCCCATACGCACGCAAATAGGGATGCTTTTCCAGAACTCTGCTTTATTTGATAGTATGACGGTTGAAGAGAATATCATGTTCCCGCTAAACCTGTTCACCGATCAATCGATAGCTGAAAAACGCGACCGTGCCAATTTTTGCCTGGAACGGGTGAACCTGAAGGATACGAACAAACTTTACCCGGCTGAACTATCGGGCGGGATGAAAAAACGTGTAGGGATTGCCCGGGCCATATCCATGCAGCCAAAATTTTTGTTTGTGGACGAGCCAAACTCGGGCCTCGACCCAAAAACCTCTATCCTGATAGATGAACTGATAGACGACCTTACCAAAGAGTATGACATGACCACCGTTGTTGTAACTCACGATATGAACTCGGTAATGGGCATAGGCGACCACATCATCTTTTTACACCAGGGCCAGAAATGGTGGGAAGGCAGCAACAATGAAATTGCCAAGACCGATAATAAAGAGCTGAACGAGTTTGTATTTGCCAGTAAGTTTATGCAGGCGGCTAAGGACAAGCTGTAG
- a CDS encoding ABC transporter permease, protein MFQSLGKYILLLRLSFKKPEKFSVYWGEVMREMVSVGIGSLGIISIISLFIGAATTIQVAFQLSSPLVPRSIAGSISRDSNILEFSPTISSLVLAGRVGSNFASNIGTMRVTEQIDALEIMGVNAPGYLISPKIIASITMVPVLVIIAICLGITGGYIACIITGDITPADYLMGVNEGFDGLTVRVALVKAFVFGFIIASICSYQGFYTKGGALEVGQSATAGVVYSCVWILFADLMITSLML, encoded by the coding sequence ATGTTTCAAAGCTTAGGAAAATATATACTCTTATTACGTTTAAGTTTTAAAAAACCCGAAAAGTTCAGTGTTTACTGGGGCGAGGTTATGCGCGAAATGGTATCGGTAGGCATTGGCTCGCTGGGTATCATCAGCATCATTTCGTTATTTATAGGCGCTGCAACCACCATTCAGGTCGCCTTCCAGCTATCGAGCCCGCTGGTGCCCCGCAGTATTGCAGGCAGCATCTCGCGCGACTCCAATATCCTGGAATTTAGCCCCACTATTTCGTCGCTGGTACTGGCAGGCCGTGTGGGCTCAAACTTCGCATCAAACATTGGCACCATGCGGGTAACCGAGCAGATAGATGCACTGGAGATAATGGGTGTTAACGCGCCGGGCTATTTAATATCGCCCAAAATCATAGCCAGTATAACCATGGTGCCCGTACTGGTAATTATTGCTATATGCCTGGGTATTACCGGCGGTTATATAGCCTGTATCATTACCGGGGATATTACCCCTGCTGATTACCTAATGGGTGTAAACGAAGGTTTTGACGGACTTACCGTTAGAGTGGCATTGGTTAAGGCGTTTGTTTTTGGGTTCATCATAGCTTCTATTTGCTCGTATCAGGGCTTTTATACCAAGGGCGGCGCGCTTGAGGTGGGCCAGTCGGCAACTGCGGGTGTGGTTTACAGTTGTGTTTGGATACTATTTGCTGACCTTATGATCACCAGTTTAATGCTATGA